The proteins below come from a single Drosophila kikkawai strain 14028-0561.14 chromosome 3R, DkikHiC1v2, whole genome shotgun sequence genomic window:
- the CASK gene encoding peripheral plasma membrane protein CASK isoform X10, which translates to MTEDEILFDDVYELCEVIGKGPFSIVRRCIHRESNQQFAVKIVDVAKFTASPGLSTADLKREATICHMLKHPHIVELLETYSSEGMLYMVFEFMEGSDLCFEVVRRAVAGFVYSEAVACHYMRQILEALRYCHENDILHRDVRPACALLATVDNSAPVKLGGFGSAIQLPGTRETIETHGRVGCPHYMAPEVVTRRLYGKGCDVWGAGVMLHVLLSGRLPFLGSGVRLQQSIARGRLSFEAPEWKSISANAKDLVMKMLAANPHHRLSITEVLDHPWIRDRDKLQRTHLADTVEELKRYNARRKLKGAVQAIAGGTNMDPLYATDADMPIAGATDEWADEEAGIEAVQRILDCLDDIYSLQDAHVDADVLRDMLRDSRLHQFLQLFDRIAATVVTSNGRAPAAEAVGRSRDVLELLSSTAGGNSLGGKYAKDELLQLLAAPHMQNSHARKFTKQKENQKAKNKNHITKSIPNLTLKVASN; encoded by the exons ATGACCGAAGACGAAATTCTCTTTGACGACGTCTACGAGCTGTGCGAGGTCATTGGCAA AGGACCTTTCTCCATTGTGAGGCGTTGCATACACAGAGAGTCCAATCAGCAGTTTGCTGTCAAAATCGTTGATGTGGCCAAGTTCACAGCGAGTCCGGGACTAAGCACAGCGG ATCTGAAGCGCGAGGCCACAATATGTCACATGCTCAAGCATCCGCACATTGTCGAGCTGCTGGAGACCTACAGCTCCGAGGGAATGCTCTACATGGTCTTCGAGTT CATGGAGGGCTCCGACCTGTGCTTCGAGGTTGTGCGTCGTGCTGTTGCCGGGTTCGTCTACAGCGAGGCGGTTGCCTG TCACTATATGCGCCAAATCCTGGAGGCTCTTCGCTATTGCCATGAAAACGACATCTTGCATAGGGACGTGCGTCCCGCTTGCGCACTGCTTGCCACAGTGGACAACTCGGCGCCCGTGAAGCTGGGCGGCTTTGGATCAGCCATCCAATTGCCGGGTACAAGGGAAACCATAGAAACACACGGACGCGTCGGATGTCCGCACTACATGGCGCCGGAGGTTGTGACAAGGCGGCTGTATGGCAAGGGCTGCGATGTCTGGGGTGCCGGGGTGATGCTCCACGTTCTGCTATCCGGAAGGTTGCCCTTTTTAGGATCCGGAGTGCGATTGCAGCAGTCTATAGCACGCGGTCGGTTATCG TTTGAGGCGCCCGAATGGAAGTCAATATCGGCGAATGCCAAGGATCTAGTCATGAAAATGCTGGCCGCCAATCCCCATCACAGACTCTCCATCACCGAGGTGCTCGATCATCCCTGGATAAGGGATAGGGATAAACTGCAGCGCACTCACCTGGCGGACACGGTGGAGGAATTGAAGCGTTATAATGCCCGGCGCAAGCTCAAGGGAGCCGTTCAGGCCATTGCCGGTGGCACCAATATGGATCCGCTTTACGCCACCGATGCGGATa TGCCCATAGCTGGCGCCACGGACGAGTGGGCCGACGAGGAGGCCGGCATTGAGGCAGTACAGCGAATTTTGGACTGCCTGGATGACATTTATTCGCTGCAGGATGCACACGTGGACGCGGATGTGCTGCGGGACATGTTACGCGACAGCAGGCTGCACCAGTTCCTGCAGCTGTTCGACCGGATCGCAGCGACGGTGGTGACCAGCAATGGACGTGCGCCTGCTGCCGAGGCAGTTGGACGCAGTCGCGATGTCCTGGAGCTGCTCTCGTCAACCGCCGGCGGCAACTCACTGGGCGGCAAGTATGCCAAGGAcgagctgctgcagctcctggCCGCCCCCCACATGCAG AACTCGCATGCTAGaaaatttacaaaacaaaaagaaaaccaaaaagctaaaaacaaaaaccacatAACCAAATCAATTCCAAATTTAACTCTAAAAGTTGCATCAAATTAA